A single genomic interval of Streptomyces graminofaciens harbors:
- a CDS encoding pyridoxal phosphate-dependent aminotransferase, whose amino-acid sequence MATTHGDALLLGRQIEKISWKESLINELERHHNTVDYSSYQGGTVHMISSGVNYLRPPSVILRSIAEDARDWKYINCYCGPLGESILRCGALVYEESLKGSPLDAPIDSALTVGAAEGIRLAFEFLRQERNTETVLVAGPQYSIVHQTILSAGLRFHEVFSGSEGRFLPDPAEIDAALESTGATALLLTEPNNPSGEQHTEAEFDEIIGILERRGVQLVLDKISTDFAAHEEIRTLNYGAALDRHDHWARTLVVDSLAKRRAVSGLRFGYVLGHADFITFIENRRFGGCPPLVAVLGIARDLAFSGYLQRRRHGVTGISDTLWQRFGHLNEESRALLAVSDTSQLDEYADEVHDMYQLIFDNRRLVEDALAPWNAVTTPMAAGFNHLLRVPLPDPDPAVFGRSLYDEAQVACFPLACFTGDTGLAEAKTPGGFGWLRVSCATERPDFERQVEGLASFLGKYS is encoded by the coding sequence ATGGCGACCACGCATGGCGATGCGCTGCTGCTCGGACGGCAGATCGAGAAGATCTCCTGGAAAGAGTCGCTCATCAACGAGCTCGAACGTCACCACAACACGGTCGACTACTCGAGCTACCAGGGCGGCACGGTCCATATGATCTCGTCGGGCGTCAACTATCTGCGCCCGCCGTCCGTGATACTGCGCAGCATCGCCGAAGACGCCCGAGACTGGAAGTACATCAACTGCTACTGCGGTCCGCTGGGCGAGTCGATACTGCGCTGCGGCGCGCTCGTCTACGAGGAGAGCCTCAAGGGAAGTCCCCTGGACGCCCCGATCGACTCGGCCCTCACCGTGGGCGCGGCGGAGGGAATCCGGCTGGCGTTCGAGTTTCTCCGCCAGGAGCGGAATACGGAAACCGTACTCGTCGCCGGACCGCAATACTCCATCGTCCACCAGACGATCCTTTCCGCCGGACTGAGATTCCACGAAGTATTTTCCGGAAGCGAAGGGCGTTTCCTTCCCGATCCCGCCGAGATCGACGCCGCGCTGGAATCCACCGGAGCCACCGCACTACTCCTCACCGAGCCGAACAACCCATCGGGCGAGCAACACACCGAGGCGGAGTTCGACGAGATCATCGGTATTCTCGAAAGACGCGGTGTCCAACTCGTCCTGGACAAGATCAGTACCGATTTCGCGGCCCATGAGGAAATCCGCACATTGAATTACGGAGCCGCGCTGGACCGCCATGACCATTGGGCCCGGACTCTCGTCGTGGACAGCCTTGCCAAAAGGCGCGCGGTGAGCGGCCTCAGATTCGGCTATGTCCTCGGCCACGCGGATTTCATCACCTTCATAGAGAACCGGCGCTTCGGCGGCTGCCCGCCCCTGGTGGCGGTCCTCGGCATCGCCCGCGACCTGGCCTTCTCCGGGTACCTGCAGCGGCGCAGACATGGCGTCACCGGGATCTCGGACACCCTGTGGCAGCGCTTCGGGCACCTCAACGAGGAGTCGCGCGCGCTCCTGGCCGTGAGCGACACGTCCCAGCTGGACGAGTACGCCGACGAGGTGCACGACATGTACCAGCTGATCTTCGACAACCGGCGGCTGGTCGAGGACGCCCTGGCCCCGTGGAACGCCGTCACCACGCCCATGGCGGCGGGGTTCAACCACCTCCTCCGCGTGCCCCTGCCGGACCCCGACCCCGCGGTCTTCGGGCGCAGCCTGTACGACGAGGCGCAGGTGGCTTGCTTCCCGCTCGCCTGTTTCACGGGCGACACGGGTCTCGCGGAGGCCAAGACACCCGGCGGGTTCGGCTGGCTGCGGGTCAGCTGCGCCACCGAGCGCCCGGATTTCGAGCGTCAGGTCGAAGGACTGGCCTCATTCCTGGGGAAGTACAGCTGA
- a CDS encoding peptide ligase PGM1-related protein, translating into MTDRAHPRMFFGNFVNELMVTVPTARHAKALVAVSPRKVWLTRPGDVVVLPTPPAEPLWEYATGLLGFSRSDVTAVAAPTDDLVTLTEAVRRAGLVDRLRELVAGAPGLRFQPFAMDRPALELAAEIGAPVDGYDGGRPSDETVEAVYRINTKPGFRAAAGELGIKVADGRVAQDRAGLLEAARETVTEYGGAVIKPVRGSNGYGVRFLSKEDLTGLEATVDAYLATVADQPTGWLVEQRLDLARVVTVEMEATAEGPKVLHVGEMRTPNGSFSGQVTPIEENSPAVDKLVADGMAFGGHLHRLGYRGPFDIDGGITTDGQLYTTESNLRRTGCTYLDLLVRRLLGTEKAADAVWLADSRAGGGTPDFATGLDLVRKAGLAFEPGGEQGVVLTADTLAFDGKWRYLILADSHRGVEELESRLAATLQLV; encoded by the coding sequence ATGACCGACCGCGCCCACCCCCGGATGTTCTTCGGCAACTTCGTCAACGAACTGATGGTCACCGTCCCGACAGCGCGCCACGCCAAGGCGCTCGTCGCAGTCTCACCCCGCAAGGTCTGGCTGACCCGCCCCGGCGACGTGGTGGTCCTCCCGACCCCGCCCGCCGAACCCCTCTGGGAGTACGCCACCGGACTGCTGGGCTTCTCCCGGTCCGACGTCACCGCCGTGGCCGCCCCCACCGACGACCTGGTCACCCTCACCGAGGCGGTACGCCGGGCCGGACTCGTCGACCGCCTCAGGGAACTGGTGGCGGGCGCCCCGGGACTGCGGTTCCAGCCCTTCGCCATGGACCGGCCCGCGCTCGAACTGGCCGCCGAGATCGGTGCGCCCGTCGACGGCTACGACGGGGGCCGGCCCTCGGACGAGACCGTCGAGGCCGTCTACCGGATCAACACCAAGCCCGGTTTCCGCGCCGCCGCCGGTGAACTCGGCATCAAGGTCGCGGACGGCCGGGTCGCACAGGACCGCGCCGGACTGCTGGAGGCGGCCCGGGAGACGGTGACCGAGTACGGCGGGGCGGTGATCAAGCCCGTCCGCGGCTCCAACGGCTACGGGGTGCGCTTCCTGTCGAAGGAGGACCTGACCGGCCTGGAAGCCACGGTGGACGCGTATCTGGCCACCGTCGCCGATCAGCCGACGGGCTGGCTCGTGGAACAGCGGCTGGACCTGGCGCGCGTGGTGACCGTGGAGATGGAGGCCACCGCCGAGGGCCCGAAGGTGCTGCACGTGGGCGAGATGCGGACCCCGAACGGCAGCTTCAGCGGTCAGGTGACCCCGATCGAGGAGAACTCGCCGGCCGTGGACAAGCTCGTCGCGGACGGCATGGCCTTCGGCGGCCATCTGCACCGCCTCGGCTACCGCGGCCCCTTCGACATCGACGGCGGCATCACGACCGACGGACAGCTCTACACGACCGAGAGCAACCTCCGCCGGACCGGTTGCACCTATCTCGATCTGCTGGTCAGGCGCCTGCTGGGCACCGAGAAGGCCGCCGACGCCGTATGGCTCGCCGACTCCCGGGCCGGCGGTGGCACCCCCGACTTCGCCACCGGCCTCGACCTGGTCCGCAAGGCGGGCCTGGCCTTCGAACCGGGCGGCGAGCAGGGCGTGGTGCTCACCGCCGACACCCTCGCCTTCGACGGCAAGTGGCGCTACCTGATCCTCGCCGACAGCCACCGAGGGGTCGAGGAACTGGAGAGCCGCCTGGCCGCCACGCTCCAACTGGTCTGA
- a CDS encoding SET domain-containing protein, with translation MLTTGIDIRPSTTDNVGLFATEPIPAGTVVWLPCAKCPTWSAGELDAVPADRFGLLDKYGHLLTDGSLLLPCMGAFLMNHSCEANVLDTGLDFGLAVRDIAPGDEVTCDYATFTEDEGWSMTCNCGLPGCRGAITTEQGHDPELRARLTARIDAVLPRVAEVDQPLHDVVSSVSRAYARVRQGATTVAQAGTGTTVCSPPRPRAHRPTEHEVLK, from the coding sequence ATGCTGACCACCGGAATCGACATCCGCCCCAGCACCACCGACAACGTCGGCCTGTTCGCCACGGAACCGATCCCGGCCGGCACCGTGGTCTGGCTCCCCTGCGCCAAGTGCCCGACCTGGTCCGCCGGCGAGCTCGACGCGGTGCCCGCCGACCGGTTCGGGCTGCTGGACAAGTACGGCCATCTGCTGACCGACGGCAGCCTCCTGCTGCCCTGCATGGGCGCGTTCCTCATGAACCACTCCTGCGAGGCCAATGTGCTCGACACCGGCCTGGACTTCGGTCTCGCCGTCCGGGACATCGCCCCCGGCGACGAGGTGACCTGCGACTACGCCACGTTCACCGAGGACGAGGGCTGGTCGATGACCTGCAACTGCGGCCTGCCGGGCTGCCGCGGCGCCATCACCACCGAACAGGGGCACGACCCGGAGCTGCGTGCGCGGCTGACGGCCCGCATCGACGCCGTACTGCCCCGCGTGGCCGAGGTGGACCAGCCCCTGCACGACGTCGTGTCCTCGGTGAGCCGCGCCTACGCCCGGGTCCGGCAGGGCGCGACCACCGTGGCACAGGCGGGCACCGGCACCACGGTCTGCTCCCCACCCCGGCCTCGCGCCCATCGCCCCACGGAACACGAGGTTCTGAAGTGA
- a CDS encoding class I SAM-dependent methyltransferase yields the protein MTESEQDWTEQDSADFIAYGKYFVPDREVQADVVTSVVPRPPAGARILDLCCGQGRLSEALLRAFPEAHVTGLDISKTMLSSAEQELAGFGDRFRTEQFDLGAADWRVRDEAPWAVVSSLAVHHLDAEGKQRLFADTHRMLRPGGALVLADLIDPTGPLGVELARRMWDESVRRQSEAAGAPEAYEKFHELQWSHYHYPDPLDRPSPLGDQLQWLREAGFTQVDAYWMKAGHAIFGGIKQGEH from the coding sequence ATGACCGAGTCCGAGCAGGACTGGACCGAACAGGACTCCGCCGACTTCATCGCGTACGGGAAGTACTTCGTCCCGGACCGGGAGGTCCAGGCCGACGTCGTGACCTCGGTCGTCCCCCGGCCACCGGCCGGGGCCCGGATCCTCGACCTGTGTTGCGGCCAGGGCCGGCTGAGCGAGGCGTTGCTGCGGGCCTTCCCCGAGGCGCACGTCACCGGCCTCGACATCAGCAAGACCATGCTGAGCAGTGCCGAGCAGGAACTCGCCGGGTTCGGCGACCGCTTCCGCACCGAGCAGTTCGACCTCGGTGCCGCCGACTGGCGCGTACGGGACGAGGCTCCGTGGGCGGTGGTCTCCTCCCTCGCCGTGCACCACCTCGACGCCGAGGGCAAGCAGCGCCTGTTCGCCGACACGCACCGCATGCTGCGGCCGGGCGGCGCCCTCGTGCTGGCCGACCTGATCGACCCCACCGGCCCGCTCGGCGTGGAACTCGCCCGGCGGATGTGGGACGAGTCGGTGCGCCGGCAGAGCGAGGCGGCGGGCGCCCCCGAGGCGTACGAGAAGTTCCACGAACTGCAGTGGAGCCACTACCACTACCCGGACCCCCTGGACCGGCCCTCGCCGCTGGGCGACCAGCTCCAGTGGCTGCGTGAGGCCGGGTTCACACAGGTCGACGCGTACTGGATGAAGGCCGGCCACGCGATCTTCGGCGGCATCAAGCAGGGAGAGCACTGA
- a CDS encoding NAD(P)/FAD-dependent oxidoreductase has protein sequence MIRVDIAVLGAGIIGGMTAREIAARAPSASIALLDRAEVAGGASRRSAGLHFPRGGNARVRESTAYSHRFYEQLRSEQPELPIFPVPMSVIASADTFEAEREKYLPLAGLTPAADFTHRFAKAPAETSVWHGHGCHYADVPALTAHLVNQLRDRVVVREGVHVQGLEQTPDGIELRLATGESIRAGRVVLAPGPWLHADAWAPLVGPLGARVKKVVALHIADRPGPDDRLVVLHDEDAFLLPLRERGYWLFSYTCQEWDVTPDTLPTCLTGQDIAEARAVLGRYAPDLASAASSGRVFCDAYSPDRTPLVQPLAGDPRLVFAGAANGSGYRLAPAIAKAAADLVLG, from the coding sequence ATGATACGCGTCGACATCGCGGTATTAGGTGCGGGAATCATCGGCGGCATGACCGCCCGGGAAATCGCCGCCCGCGCCCCATCGGCATCGATCGCCCTGCTCGACCGGGCGGAGGTGGCCGGTGGCGCCAGCCGGAGATCCGCAGGTTTGCACTTTCCCCGCGGGGGAAACGCTCGCGTCCGCGAGTCGACGGCCTACAGTCACCGTTTCTACGAACAGCTCAGATCCGAGCAGCCAGAGCTGCCCATCTTTCCCGTTCCCATGTCCGTCATCGCCTCGGCGGACACGTTCGAGGCCGAGCGGGAGAAGTATCTGCCGCTTGCCGGTCTGACCCCCGCGGCGGATTTCACCCATCGCTTCGCGAAGGCACCGGCCGAGACCTCCGTCTGGCACGGACACGGCTGCCACTACGCCGACGTCCCCGCGCTGACGGCGCACCTCGTGAACCAGCTGCGCGACCGGGTCGTCGTCCGCGAGGGCGTCCACGTCCAAGGCCTGGAGCAGACCCCCGACGGCATCGAACTCCGCCTCGCGACGGGTGAGTCCATCCGGGCCGGCCGCGTCGTCCTGGCCCCCGGGCCCTGGCTGCACGCCGATGCCTGGGCCCCGCTGGTGGGCCCACTGGGCGCGCGGGTGAAGAAGGTCGTCGCCCTGCACATCGCCGACCGCCCCGGTCCCGACGACCGGCTCGTCGTCCTCCACGACGAGGACGCCTTCCTGCTGCCGCTGCGGGAACGCGGCTACTGGCTGTTCAGCTACACCTGCCAGGAGTGGGACGTCACCCCGGACACCCTGCCCACCTGCCTGACCGGCCAGGACATCGCCGAAGCGCGCGCCGTGCTCGGGCGGTACGCGCCGGACCTCGCCTCGGCCGCCTCGTCCGGCCGCGTGTTCTGCGACGCCTACAGCCCGGACCGGACCCCGCTGGTGCAGCCCCTCGCGGGCGACCCCCGGCTGGTCTTCGCCGGCGCCGCGAACGGATCCGGCTACCGGCTGGCACCCGCGATCGCCAAGGCCGCGGCCGACCTCGTACTCGGGTAG
- a CDS encoding MFS transporter — MTTEGTASSPAQEDGPAPEASGAAKGRWRGVLTNRDFMLLWSGFTVSSVGTSLSNLAVPILALGISGSPALAGLVGAARLAPYLLLTLLAGVLVDRWDRRRVMIVADLGRFLVLATVPLAYAMDSLTVLHLAVVAFLEGIGHVFSNIAHLSALPKLVTDDQLASANALNEIGDSAAGVGGSALSGVLIGLARNSTLGAVYGYAVDAVTYLFSGVSLLFVRSGFQDERTPKEDGSIMADLKEGMSFLWRQRLLRLLMIMVTLINFLQAPLNLATIVLATDELDVNAGVIGLILAVVGLGTVLSALAASWLRDHVGLRGLTLGSVFLWAAAAAMMASASSIYMLTAGLLITNLLWPVFAVSLVTYRLSATPDALQGRVNSAFRTLSFGVEPIGVALGGVLIASAGPRFLFWGAAVGLVLVLIGGMAVWGRDEQETTK, encoded by the coding sequence ATGACAACTGAAGGAACCGCGTCCTCCCCCGCTCAGGAGGACGGCCCGGCACCGGAGGCCTCCGGGGCGGCGAAGGGCCGTTGGCGCGGCGTGCTGACCAACCGGGACTTCATGCTCCTGTGGAGCGGCTTCACCGTCTCGTCGGTGGGGACCTCGCTGTCCAACCTGGCCGTGCCGATTCTCGCGCTCGGCATCTCGGGCTCGCCCGCGCTGGCCGGTCTCGTCGGAGCGGCCCGGCTCGCCCCCTATCTGCTGCTGACCCTGCTGGCCGGCGTTCTCGTCGACCGGTGGGACCGCCGCAGGGTGATGATCGTCGCCGACTTGGGCCGCTTCCTGGTGCTGGCGACCGTGCCGCTCGCCTACGCCATGGACAGCCTGACCGTCCTGCACCTGGCGGTGGTGGCGTTCCTCGAGGGCATCGGGCACGTCTTCTCCAACATCGCGCACCTGTCCGCCCTCCCCAAGCTGGTCACCGACGATCAGCTGGCGTCCGCCAACGCCCTCAACGAGATCGGCGACTCCGCCGCCGGCGTGGGCGGATCCGCGCTCTCCGGCGTGCTGATCGGGCTGGCCCGCAACTCCACCCTCGGCGCGGTCTACGGCTACGCGGTTGACGCGGTGACGTATCTGTTCTCAGGGGTGTCCCTGCTGTTCGTCCGCAGTGGCTTCCAGGACGAGCGGACACCCAAGGAGGACGGCTCGATCATGGCCGACCTCAAGGAAGGCATGTCCTTCCTCTGGCGTCAGCGCCTGCTCCGGCTGCTCATGATCATGGTCACGCTGATCAACTTCCTCCAGGCGCCGTTGAACCTGGCCACCATCGTCCTGGCCACCGACGAGCTGGACGTCAACGCCGGGGTGATCGGCCTGATCCTGGCCGTCGTCGGTCTCGGCACGGTGCTCAGCGCGCTGGCGGCCTCCTGGCTGCGCGACCACGTCGGGCTGCGTGGACTGACCCTCGGCTCGGTGTTCCTGTGGGCGGCCGCGGCCGCCATGATGGCGAGCGCCTCGTCGATCTACATGCTCACGGCGGGCTTGCTGATCACCAACCTCCTCTGGCCGGTCTTCGCGGTGTCCCTGGTCACCTACCGGCTCTCCGCCACCCCGGACGCCCTCCAGGGCCGCGTCAACAGCGCCTTCCGCACGCTGTCGTTCGGCGTGGAGCCGATCGGCGTGGCCCTCGGCGGCGTCCTCATCGCCTCCGCCGGCCCGCGCTTCCTGTTCTGGGGCGCGGCGGTGGGCCTCGTGCTCGTCCTCATCGGCGGGATGGCCGTCTGGGGACGCGACGAACAGGAAACGACCAAGTAG